The following are encoded in a window of Microbacterium sp. LWO13-1.2 genomic DNA:
- a CDS encoding protease inhibitor I42 family protein translates to MTRTVLSLAAAAVVGFGLAGCAGAAEKTVDYTVDSVTLAPGETLVVDFGEINPSVGDAWVITQEPDAAVLGPGDEETRYLGEEGMTGAPLEFSYRFAPVGSGTTVIEFEYEFRGSVPEETSDQKTAKIAVTVK, encoded by the coding sequence ATGACTCGCACGGTGCTGTCACTGGCAGCGGCCGCAGTGGTCGGCTTCGGGCTGGCGGGGTGCGCAGGCGCCGCTGAGAAGACCGTCGACTACACGGTGGACTCCGTGACTCTCGCACCGGGGGAGACGCTCGTCGTCGACTTCGGGGAGATCAATCCCTCGGTCGGAGATGCGTGGGTGATCACGCAGGAGCCGGATGCAGCGGTGCTCGGCCCCGGCGACGAAGAGACGCGCTACCTCGGCGAGGAGGGAATGACCGGTGCGCCTCTCGAGTTCTCGTACCGGTTCGCTCCGGTGGGCTCGGGAACCACCGTCATCGAGTTCGAGTACGAGTTCCGTGGCTCCGTGCCTGAGGAGACTTCGGACCAGAAGACGGCGAAGATCGCGGTCACGGTCAAGTGA
- a CDS encoding YbaK/EbsC family protein: protein MTAEQTLPPRSRIVQEHLAAAGVDTNVVVLPDSARTAAAAAAAIGCDVGAIANSLVLVVDGAPVLVMTSGRHRVDFAVLADSVGADAVDMAPAAIVRDVTGQAIGGVAPVGHPAPLPTFIDESLEAYPQIWTAGGTPHTVMPLTFAQLVGMTNGQIVKVAAG from the coding sequence GTGACCGCAGAACAGACCCTTCCGCCGCGGAGCCGCATCGTGCAGGAGCATCTCGCGGCGGCAGGGGTCGACACCAACGTGGTCGTCCTGCCGGATTCCGCCCGCACCGCAGCGGCCGCCGCTGCCGCCATCGGCTGCGACGTCGGTGCGATCGCGAACAGCCTCGTGCTCGTCGTCGACGGCGCGCCGGTGCTCGTCATGACGAGCGGCCGGCATCGGGTCGACTTCGCTGTGCTCGCCGACAGTGTCGGAGCGGATGCCGTCGACATGGCGCCGGCCGCGATCGTCCGCGACGTCACCGGGCAGGCGATCGGCGGAGTGGCCCCTGTCGGCCACCCGGCTCCGCTGCCCACATTCATCGACGAATCTCTCGAGGCCTACCCGCAGATCTGGACGGCGGGCGGCACCCCGCACACCGTGATGCCGCTGACATTCGCTCAGCTCGTCGGAATGACGAACGGTCAGATCGTGAAAGTCGCCGCCGGCTGA
- a CDS encoding SIMPL domain-containing protein — MTDVTITVRGENEARIAPERATIHVTVRAEGAQRAPVVDLVMRLAEPVRTSIVDRKNANSVVEWTSKSLAVRAERPWNSDGKRLAPVFYGSISLTATFAEASELSIWVSEVSAWDGVEIGWVDWQLTPETRGRVEREVAAEAVGVAVARAQAYAGALGLTEVTPLEIADVGLMARAEAAAPPAMKMRGAAFAAADSGASMEYEPEEIIVSATVEARFIAR, encoded by the coding sequence ATGACCGACGTCACCATCACCGTCCGCGGCGAGAACGAGGCGCGCATCGCGCCGGAACGCGCCACGATCCACGTCACTGTACGTGCCGAGGGTGCGCAGCGCGCGCCCGTCGTCGACCTCGTGATGAGGCTCGCAGAACCCGTGCGCACAAGCATCGTCGACCGCAAGAATGCGAACAGCGTGGTGGAGTGGACGAGCAAGAGCCTTGCGGTCCGCGCCGAACGGCCGTGGAACAGCGACGGCAAACGCCTCGCCCCCGTCTTCTACGGGAGCATTTCACTCACGGCCACGTTCGCCGAGGCATCCGAGCTGTCCATCTGGGTCTCCGAGGTCTCGGCGTGGGACGGCGTGGAGATCGGCTGGGTCGACTGGCAACTGACCCCGGAGACACGCGGCCGTGTCGAGCGAGAGGTCGCCGCCGAGGCTGTCGGCGTCGCTGTCGCTCGCGCGCAGGCCTACGCCGGCGCTCTCGGACTGACGGAGGTCACGCCGCTCGAGATCGCCGATGTCGGCCTGATGGCCCGCGCCGAGGCCGCTGCTCCCCCGGCGATGAAGATGCGCGGCGCCGCCTTTGCGGCGGCCGACTCCGGCGCGTCGATGGAATACGAGCCGGAAGAGATCATCGTCTCGGCAACCGTCGAAGCGCGTTTCATCGCCCGCTGA
- a CDS encoding nucleotide-binding protein — protein MTNEPLPRVFIGASSEAKFVADTLQVLLQGYAKCDPVVWDQGTFGLTKGFLDSLINAAEAADFAVLVATQDDALANQERMAPRDNVMLELGLFIGALGRDRALLVADHSANGIKLPTDMNGITHAPYFLDGSRNLKAALTRAALDITEHIVEVGPRKRMPVRSGTIPTPPRQPIAAPARPNPVTHSLADHVERLHWELQSVARSAQAQGWKVKQSETTLRLVDPHRKRFAFSITGHPRQARSKLRDFAAELRANGLRVNRVVREPLESAISIVTG, from the coding sequence ATGACGAACGAACCGCTCCCCCGCGTCTTCATCGGCGCCTCCTCAGAGGCGAAGTTCGTGGCCGATACCCTTCAGGTGCTTCTGCAGGGCTACGCGAAGTGTGATCCGGTCGTTTGGGATCAGGGCACGTTTGGCCTCACGAAAGGGTTCCTCGATAGCCTGATAAACGCTGCAGAGGCTGCGGACTTCGCGGTACTTGTTGCCACGCAAGACGACGCTCTAGCGAATCAAGAACGAATGGCGCCGCGTGACAACGTGATGCTTGAGCTCGGGCTGTTCATCGGAGCCCTCGGACGCGACAGGGCGCTCCTTGTGGCAGACCACTCCGCGAACGGCATCAAGCTCCCGACCGATATGAACGGAATCACACACGCACCGTACTTCCTCGACGGCTCCCGCAACCTCAAGGCCGCGCTCACACGAGCTGCGCTTGACATCACCGAGCACATTGTAGAGGTGGGGCCACGGAAGCGCATGCCGGTGCGATCTGGCACGATTCCAACTCCTCCGCGCCAGCCGATCGCTGCGCCCGCACGGCCTAATCCCGTGACGCACTCCCTAGCGGATCATGTCGAACGGTTGCACTGGGAGCTACAGTCGGTCGCCCGAAGCGCTCAGGCTCAAGGATGGAAAGTGAAGCAGTCCGAAACGACGCTCCGTTTGGTAGATCCTCACCGCAAGCGCTTCGCGTTCAGCATCACGGGTCACCCACGGCAGGCACGTTCCAAACTCCGCGACTTCGCGGCCGAGCTACGCGCCAACGGGTTGCGAGTGAACCGTGTTGTTCGCGAACCACTTGAGTCCGCAATATCGATTGTGACGGGATAG
- a CDS encoding MFS transporter: protein MSTPAPSVWKQPAQVWAVAFACVVAFMGIGLVDPILPAIAESLKATPVETELLFTSYLLVTGLAMLVTSWISSRIGAKATLLIGLGLIVVFALLCALSGSVDAVIGFRAGWGLGNALFISTALATIVGAASGGSSAAIVLYEAALGLGIAVGPLIGGLLGEQSWRGPFFGVVALMAIAFIAVLALLRGPTETREPIPFTAPFKALGHPALAALAATALFYNIGFFVLLAFSPFPLGFGAMGIGFTFFGWGVALAVTSVWVAPVLMRRMPRTRIILVVLPMLALDLIAAGLVVTNAAALVVCIIVGGLLLGIMNTVLTEAVMEVTDLPRSVASSAYSAVRFLGGAAAPPLAALLWHAFDATVPYLFAAASILLAALIVFFGRRVLNRIDEPVEDALEDAEAILIGDAA from the coding sequence GTGAGCACTCCCGCCCCCTCTGTCTGGAAGCAGCCGGCGCAGGTCTGGGCCGTCGCCTTCGCGTGCGTCGTCGCCTTCATGGGGATCGGCCTCGTCGATCCGATCCTTCCGGCCATCGCCGAGTCGCTGAAAGCGACGCCGGTGGAGACCGAGCTGCTCTTCACCAGCTACCTGCTCGTCACAGGTCTCGCGATGCTCGTCACCAGCTGGATCTCCAGCCGGATCGGCGCGAAAGCGACGCTGCTGATCGGGCTCGGCCTGATCGTGGTCTTCGCCCTGCTGTGCGCGCTCAGCGGCAGCGTCGACGCCGTGATCGGCTTCCGCGCCGGCTGGGGCCTCGGCAATGCGCTGTTCATCTCCACAGCGCTCGCGACGATCGTCGGTGCCGCTTCCGGCGGCAGCAGCGCGGCCATCGTGCTCTACGAGGCCGCCCTGGGCCTCGGCATCGCGGTGGGTCCCCTGATCGGCGGCCTGCTCGGCGAGCAGAGCTGGCGTGGACCGTTCTTCGGCGTCGTCGCGCTGATGGCGATCGCGTTCATCGCGGTGCTCGCTCTCTTGCGCGGCCCGACCGAGACGCGCGAGCCGATACCGTTCACGGCCCCGTTCAAAGCCCTCGGCCACCCGGCACTCGCCGCACTGGCCGCCACCGCGCTGTTCTACAACATCGGGTTCTTCGTGCTGCTCGCCTTCTCGCCCTTCCCACTGGGCTTCGGCGCAATGGGAATCGGCTTCACCTTCTTCGGGTGGGGCGTCGCGCTCGCCGTGACGAGTGTGTGGGTGGCCCCGGTTCTCATGCGCCGGATGCCGCGAACGCGGATCATCCTCGTGGTGCTGCCGATGCTCGCCCTCGATCTCATCGCCGCTGGGCTGGTCGTCACGAACGCTGCTGCCCTGGTCGTCTGCATCATCGTCGGCGGGCTCCTCCTCGGCATCATGAACACGGTGCTGACCGAAGCGGTCATGGAGGTTACGGATCTCCCGCGCTCCGTGGCATCATCGGCCTACTCCGCGGTTCGGTTCCTCGGTGGAGCAGCAGCCCCGCCGCTGGCAGCACTGCTCTGGCACGCCTTCGACGCCACCGTGCCGTATCTGTTCGCGGCAGCATCCATCCTGCTCGCCGCTCTCATCGTCTTCTTCGGTCGCCGAGTGCTCAATCGCATCGACGAACCCGTCGAGGATGCGCTCGAGGACGCGGAGGCTATTCTCATCGGAGATGCCGCATGA
- a CDS encoding inositol monophosphatase family protein produces the protein MTASPAAADLRDDLELALRLADAADAQSLPRFDAADLEISTKADNSHVTDADLATERALREILAAERPEDGIFGEEFGAQGDTHRQWIIDPIDGTANFLRGVPLWGTMIALAIDGVPQVGVVSMPALGRRWWASTGGGSWTATDAAPRRIRASSVSSISDASVSFQSITQWAEAGQLPALLKLAEHSWRDRAYGDVFAYMLLAEGRLEMVAEFEVKEYDIAAAVPIVREAGGRMTSFDGVETISARSTLASNGILHGAFLDLLH, from the coding sequence GTGACCGCCTCCCCCGCTGCCGCCGACCTCCGCGACGACCTCGAGCTCGCCCTCCGACTGGCGGATGCTGCCGACGCACAGTCGCTGCCGCGCTTCGATGCGGCCGACCTCGAGATCTCGACGAAAGCCGACAATTCGCACGTCACGGACGCCGACCTCGCGACGGAGCGTGCGCTCCGAGAGATTCTGGCCGCCGAGCGCCCAGAGGATGGCATCTTCGGCGAGGAATTCGGCGCGCAGGGCGATACGCACCGCCAGTGGATCATCGATCCGATCGACGGCACGGCGAACTTCCTGCGCGGAGTCCCGCTCTGGGGCACGATGATCGCGCTCGCCATCGACGGCGTCCCTCAGGTCGGTGTCGTCAGCATGCCCGCACTCGGGCGTCGCTGGTGGGCGTCGACCGGCGGAGGATCCTGGACCGCGACCGACGCCGCACCGCGGAGGATCCGCGCGTCATCCGTGTCTTCCATCAGCGACGCGAGCGTGAGCTTCCAGAGCATCACGCAATGGGCCGAGGCCGGCCAACTGCCCGCTCTGCTGAAGCTTGCCGAACACTCTTGGCGCGACCGAGCATATGGCGATGTGTTCGCCTACATGCTCCTTGCCGAGGGACGTCTCGAGATGGTCGCGGAGTTCGAGGTGAAGGAATACGACATCGCCGCTGCGGTCCCGATCGTCCGCGAGGCCGGTGGCCGAATGACCTCGTTCGACGGCGTCGAGACGATCTCTGCCCGTTCGACACTCGCCAGTAACGGCATCCTGCACGGTGCCTTCCTCGACCTCCTGCACTGA
- a CDS encoding GNAT family N-acetyltransferase — MNELSLRRWSVDDFDLLRLANTAEMTAHLNGPETEEQLIARHERYLRLGESGEAWMFVVIDGDRPLGSIGCWRTNWHGEAVFETGWFVTPEAQGHGMASTALALLIDVMREHSSERRLLTAFPSVTNGPSNAVCRKAGFTHAGTVTDVFRDAELTFNEWVLDLSAPAA, encoded by the coding sequence GTGAATGAACTGTCTCTTCGCCGCTGGTCTGTCGACGACTTCGATCTGCTGCGCCTGGCCAACACCGCCGAGATGACGGCGCACCTCAACGGCCCGGAAACCGAAGAGCAGCTGATCGCGCGCCATGAGCGCTATCTGCGACTCGGCGAGTCGGGCGAGGCATGGATGTTCGTGGTCATCGACGGCGATCGTCCGCTCGGCTCGATCGGATGCTGGCGGACTAACTGGCACGGCGAGGCCGTCTTCGAGACCGGCTGGTTCGTCACGCCGGAGGCTCAAGGGCACGGCATGGCGTCCACGGCCCTCGCGCTTCTCATCGACGTCATGCGCGAGCACAGCTCCGAGCGACGCCTCCTCACGGCCTTCCCGTCCGTGACGAACGGACCGTCCAATGCGGTGTGCCGCAAGGCCGGCTTCACGCACGCGGGAACCGTCACCGACGTGTTCCGCGATGCCGAGCTCACCTTCAACGAATGGGTGCTCGATCTGAGCGCTCCCGCCGCCTGA